A single Prevotella sp. E15-22 DNA region contains:
- a CDS encoding SusC/RagA family TonB-linked outer membrane protein, translated as MKQFNIIILSLFSAFVAMPVLAQDDDTDSEEIKVVKKEKKAVLPTYPTKEIKGICVDAATKAPLSGIMIQALGHANYTAMTEDNGEFVIKVPVFATALYVHTPQYLSQQVAIGNDGKQLRIEMLADKFRPMYTTQTDITASNTQSITNTTSQTIDTDIEGLMGADVRAITRSGGPGYGAAMFIRGLNSLTANAQPLIVIDGVVQDMQQTRSTLHDGDYANLLLNINPEDIDKVTVLKNATALYGARGGNGVILIETKRGHSMATRIDANIGVGVSLQPRLPKVMNASDYRIYASEMLGTYPTISQFKEADAFKFLVDDPSKYYYAMYHNDTDWSKEVYRTAMTQNYNINVQGGDNIGMYNLSLGYTDGQSTAKENGFNRLNVRFNTDINIINHLSTRFDMSYTKVNRDVFDNGAPEDFTTGPVSSPTFLALIKSPFLNPYTFNNVTHRFSSTLSNADDFLTMLDQDLSLGNPTAILDNGNGINKNRFESTHFNAVIAPRYEINRYLTLTETFSYTLDRISQRYYRPAGGMPTFLIDGIGRVQNMAMSMFSKETSISSDTRLQFEKQFGAHYLNTFVGARLLSFAFDNNQPEGQYKSAANDQTPNISTNMDFYDAIGANDEWRSLTWYANADYNYRNRYYVQASLSLEGNSRFGKKAEGIKFGGVKWGVFPSVQLGWAVTNESWFPKNEFVNYLLVRAGWDLSGNDDISNYAARTSFGVSKYLWKSTAAQLDNIGNEEISWEQTRKLNIGFKAYFLNNRIGVDFDYYHHRTSNLLTLKEFENPVAGILNYWSNGGSLTNTGFELTLTGKPIVSKDLQLELGASMGHYVNKVKSLPNDDLIYVDGVKSAQGYTSSIYGTDNVATIVGQSLGVFYGYRTNGVFSTDAAARVGKVTAENPEGYLYMKDATGANQYFKAGDVYFQDLNNDGEISEADKTIIGNPNPDIYGNIFANVSWKNFTLYMGFNYSVGNDVFNYQRSILEGGNNFYNQSTTMTNRWRAEGQQTDVPRISYGDPMGNSRFSDRWIEDGSYLRLKTLRLSYKVPVASDWLQGLSVWAEANNLLTFTHYLGSDPEFSVNNSVLYQGIDAGNVAMGRAFTVGMRINL; from the coding sequence ATGAAACAATTCAATATTATAATACTTTCTCTTTTTAGTGCTTTTGTAGCCATGCCTGTTCTTGCACAGGATGACGACACTGACAGTGAAGAGATAAAGGTGGTGAAGAAGGAAAAGAAGGCTGTTTTGCCTACTTATCCTACAAAGGAAATCAAGGGTATCTGTGTGGATGCTGCTACGAAGGCTCCCCTGTCAGGTATCATGATTCAGGCTCTCGGTCATGCTAATTATACGGCAATGACAGAGGATAATGGTGAGTTCGTTATTAAAGTGCCAGTTTTCGCAACTGCTCTTTATGTTCACACTCCCCAGTACCTGAGTCAGCAGGTGGCTATTGGCAATGATGGCAAGCAGCTGCGCATTGAGATGCTGGCAGATAAGTTCCGTCCAATGTATACTACGCAAACGGACATCACTGCTTCTAACACACAGAGCATCACGAATACAACCTCTCAGACCATCGACACTGATATCGAAGGACTGATGGGTGCTGATGTTCGTGCTATCACTCGTTCGGGTGGCCCTGGCTATGGTGCCGCTATGTTTATTCGTGGTTTGAACTCGCTGACTGCGAATGCTCAGCCGCTGATCGTTATCGATGGCGTGGTGCAGGATATGCAGCAGACTCGTTCTACTTTGCATGACGGCGACTATGCCAACCTGTTGCTGAACATCAATCCTGAGGATATTGATAAGGTGACTGTGCTGAAGAATGCTACGGCTCTCTACGGTGCCAGAGGCGGCAATGGTGTTATCTTGATTGAAACCAAGCGCGGCCACTCTATGGCTACTCGTATTGATGCAAACATTGGCGTGGGCGTTTCTTTGCAGCCTCGTCTGCCAAAGGTGATGAACGCTTCTGACTATCGTATCTATGCATCTGAGATGTTGGGAACGTATCCCACAATCTCTCAGTTTAAGGAGGCTGATGCTTTCAAGTTCTTGGTCGATGATCCCTCAAAGTACTACTATGCCATGTATCACAATGATACGGACTGGTCGAAGGAGGTATATCGTACAGCCATGACACAGAACTATAATATCAATGTGCAGGGTGGTGATAACATTGGTATGTATAACCTGTCTTTGGGTTATACCGATGGTCAGAGCACTGCTAAGGAGAATGGCTTTAACCGCCTGAATGTACGTTTCAATACGGATATCAACATCATCAACCACCTGTCTACACGTTTTGATATGTCGTATACAAAGGTGAACCGTGATGTGTTTGATAACGGTGCACCAGAGGACTTTACTACTGGTCCTGTATCTTCACCCACTTTCTTGGCACTGATTAAGTCGCCTTTCCTGAATCCTTATACATTTAATAATGTGACACATCGTTTCTCGTCAACGCTTTCTAATGCTGATGACTTTCTGACGATGCTTGATCAGGATTTGAGTCTGGGTAACCCCACGGCTATCTTGGATAATGGTAATGGTATCAACAAGAACCGTTTTGAGTCTACTCACTTCAATGCTGTTATTGCTCCGCGTTATGAGATTAATCGTTATCTCACACTGACTGAGACCTTCAGCTATACTCTGGATCGTATCTCGCAGCGTTATTATCGCCCAGCGGGTGGTATGCCTACTTTCCTGATTGATGGTATCGGTCGTGTTCAGAACATGGCAATGTCAATGTTCTCTAAGGAGACGAGCATCAGTAGCGACACTCGCTTGCAGTTCGAAAAGCAGTTTGGTGCACACTATCTGAATACTTTCGTTGGTGCTCGCTTGCTGTCATTCGCATTCGATAATAACCAGCCTGAGGGTCAGTATAAGAGTGCTGCTAACGACCAGACGCCTAACATCAGTACAAACATGGACTTCTATGATGCTATAGGTGCTAACGATGAATGGCGTAGTTTGACATGGTATGCCAATGCGGACTATAACTATCGTAATCGCTATTATGTTCAGGCTTCACTGAGTCTGGAAGGAAATAGCCGATTTGGTAAGAAGGCTGAAGGCATTAAGTTTGGTGGCGTGAAGTGGGGCGTGTTCCCCAGTGTTCAGTTGGGTTGGGCCGTTACTAACGAGTCATGGTTCCCCAAGAATGAGTTTGTTAACTATTTGTTGGTGCGTGCAGGTTGGGACCTGAGTGGTAACGACGATATCAGTAACTATGCTGCTCGTACCTCTTTTGGTGTTAGCAAGTACTTGTGGAAGTCTACTGCTGCCCAGCTTGATAATATTGGTAACGAGGAAATCTCTTGGGAACAGACTCGTAAATTGAACATTGGCTTCAAGGCTTATTTCCTGAACAACCGTATAGGTGTTGACTTCGACTATTATCATCATCGTACTAGCAATCTGTTGACTCTGAAGGAGTTTGAAAATCCTGTGGCAGGTATTCTTAACTACTGGAGTAATGGCGGTTCGCTGACTAACACTGGTTTTGAATTGACACTGACTGGTAAGCCTATTGTTTCGAAGGATTTGCAGTTGGAACTGGGTGCTTCTATGGGACATTATGTAAATAAGGTGAAGTCATTGCCCAATGATGATCTGATTTATGTGGATGGTGTAAAGTCTGCCCAGGGCTACACTTCTTCAATCTATGGCACAGATAATGTTGCTACTATCGTTGGTCAGTCTCTTGGTGTGTTCTACGGTTATCGTACCAATGGCGTGTTTAGCACCGATGCTGCTGCTCGCGTGGGTAAGGTGACAGCCGAGAATCCTGAGGGATATCTCTATATGAAGGATGCTACTGGTGCAAATCAGTATTTCAAGGCTGGTGATGTTTATTTCCAGGACCTCAACAACGATGGTGAGATCTCTGAGGCTGATAAGACAATCATTGGTAACCCCAATCCTGACATCTACGGTAATATCTTTGCTAACGTTAGTTGGAAGAACTTCACTCTCTATATGGGCTTCAATTATTCTGTTGGCAACGATGTGTTCAACTATCAGCGTAGTATCCTTGAGGGTGGTAACAACTTCTACAACCAGTCTACGACTATGACCAACCGCTGGCGTGCTGAAGGTCAGCAGACCGATGTTCCTCGCATCAGCTATGGTGACCCCATGGGTAACAGTCGCTTCAGCGATCGTTGGATTGAGGATGGTTCTTACTTGCGTCTGAAGACTCTCCGTCTGAGCTATAAGGTTCCCGTTGCTTCTGACTGGTTGCAGGGTCTCTCTGTATGGGCAGAGGCAAACAATCTCCTGACCTTTACTCATTATCTGGGTAGTGATCCTGAGTTCTCTGTTAATAACTCAGTGTTGTATCAGGGTATTGATGCCGGTAATGTGGCCATGGGACGTGCATTCACTGTCGGTATGAGGATTAACCTGTAA
- a CDS encoding fasciclin domain-containing protein gives MISFNIKHLGWKGMACSAIIAAATLTACSDWDDHFDTNSSVLDSQRSTLWQQIDKADNLTQFASLLKKTGYDEKLSASQTYTVWAPVDNSFDYDVLSQYGNERLLREFVENHIARNNYPASGVVNKKIYMLNEKKMSFDGASDYSIQGVKLAIPNLSSCSNGTLHAVDGKVPFLSSIYESLNNYDYELDSISAFIKSYDEKKIDESKSKKGPVLHGEQTYLDTVYYEHNDLYDIYDAYINVEDSSYTMVAPTNKAWNKAYATVSSFFKYVPEFEFMESVENQTIQKVKLDDAAAITDSIAKIYLAGELFYNNNIYDNKKLKNQQDGASLKMDSLMSTIGAKSYSEDAANLFAHTTRVDKSNGAIWVTADDSLHVRTWNLWNPELRFETEYSRFLAYVSNGSAEAVSVNRKNEEVDGKVSNNSYLEITPASKAVNPEVNFYLPGVRSTEYSAYIVFVPANINSKYYSEPLKKNHVEVTFYYADEKGKTKDITFKDIDPAVDSLQNVEGMTAKVDTTYIGDVTFPTSYVGMSGSNQTYAPYVRIRSRVGSKQTAIYDRTMRIDCIILRPKNLDTYIKEHPDYKYDRGL, from the coding sequence ATGATTAGTTTCAATATAAAACATCTTGGTTGGAAGGGAATGGCTTGCAGCGCTATCATCGCTGCAGCCACTCTGACGGCCTGCTCCGATTGGGACGATCACTTTGATACCAACTCATCTGTGTTGGATTCACAGCGTTCTACCTTGTGGCAGCAAATTGACAAGGCTGATAATCTCACACAGTTTGCTTCTCTTTTGAAGAAGACTGGATATGATGAGAAACTGTCGGCTTCACAGACTTATACTGTCTGGGCACCTGTTGATAACTCTTTCGACTATGACGTGTTGTCGCAATATGGCAATGAACGCCTCCTCAGAGAGTTTGTCGAGAATCACATCGCTCGTAACAATTATCCTGCATCGGGTGTGGTGAATAAGAAGATCTATATGCTGAATGAGAAGAAGATGTCTTTTGATGGTGCATCTGACTACTCTATTCAGGGTGTGAAACTGGCTATTCCCAACCTGAGCAGTTGCAGCAACGGTACACTGCATGCTGTTGATGGTAAGGTGCCTTTCTTGTCGAGTATCTACGAGTCGTTGAATAACTACGACTATGAACTTGACTCAATCAGCGCCTTCATCAAGAGTTACGATGAGAAGAAAATTGATGAGTCTAAGAGTAAGAAGGGCCCAGTGCTCCATGGCGAACAGACTTATCTTGATACGGTGTACTATGAGCACAATGACCTCTATGATATCTATGATGCCTATATCAATGTAGAGGATAGTAGCTATACTATGGTTGCTCCTACTAATAAGGCTTGGAATAAGGCATATGCAACGGTTAGCTCGTTCTTTAAGTACGTGCCTGAGTTTGAGTTTATGGAGAGCGTTGAGAACCAGACTATCCAGAAGGTTAAACTGGATGATGCTGCTGCTATAACTGACTCTATTGCTAAGATTTACCTTGCTGGTGAGCTGTTCTACAACAACAATATCTACGACAACAAGAAACTGAAGAACCAGCAGGATGGTGCATCTTTGAAAATGGACTCTCTGATGTCAACAATCGGAGCGAAGTCTTATTCTGAGGATGCTGCCAATCTGTTTGCCCATACAACGCGTGTTGATAAGAGTAACGGCGCTATATGGGTGACGGCAGACGACAGCTTGCATGTTCGTACATGGAACTTGTGGAACCCTGAACTGCGTTTCGAAACTGAGTATTCACGATTCCTTGCTTATGTAAGCAATGGTAGTGCTGAGGCTGTTTCTGTAAACAGAAAGAACGAGGAAGTTGATGGTAAGGTGTCTAACAATAGTTACTTGGAGATTACTCCTGCCAGTAAGGCAGTGAACCCTGAGGTTAACTTCTATCTCCCTGGTGTTCGCTCAACAGAGTATAGCGCATATATTGTCTTTGTTCCTGCAAACATCAACAGTAAATACTATTCAGAGCCTCTGAAGAAGAATCATGTTGAAGTGACCTTCTATTATGCTGACGAGAAGGGAAAGACGAAGGACATTACCTTTAAGGATATTGACCCCGCAGTTGACTCACTGCAGAACGTTGAAGGCATGACTGCTAAGGTTGATACTACCTACATTGGTGATGTGACGTTCCCAACATCTTATGTGGGTATGTCTGGTTCTAATCAGACTTATGCTCCTTATGTGCGTATTAGAAGTCGCGTAGGTAGCAAGCAGACTGCTATTTACGACCGTACGATGCGTATTGACTGTATCATTCTTCGTCCGAAGAACCTTGATACTTATATCAAGGAGCATCCCGACTATAAATATGACCGAGGTCTCTAA
- a CDS encoding RagB/SusD family nutrient uptake outer membrane protein — MITNNIKKIIVGGLTCCGLAVGLSSCTDFLTIYPTDRIVGENFWKTKSDVDQMVDGCYQSMLSADVQTRAIIWGAYRSDELVKLSDYNNTTLDNISALNLLPTMDYCSWESYYKVINNCNIVLNHAPDVMELDPEFTQGDYEVVCAQMKALRSLCYFYLVRAFRDVPYVTHSVEDDTQVETLPQSTPAEVLQHCIDDLKEARQYIMKSGGYGQNDWRNWGYITTDAVDAILADIYLWRGSMTKNAYNDYEEVERLVEQIVDNKDAYYKKYHTDKVGTGDEDKYHLYLYGDALLEVFYPSYSNSRESILEWQYNGINNSNTALENHYYKLDKNASNGTMMASQIFNTIEATANKEQAKKVFFSKNDYRFWNNVYDADNAEAEQMAIRKMVFGESSAVTLVPPATSGLSKSTSRGYDNFRQNWVVYRITDLMLMEAEALVARSTDADEENLTKAFNLVQKVNKRSMLKTAKDTLNAKDYVTKDAMELLVLAERERELCFEGKRWWDLLRYCYRGMDGVDINKTMASQTGENGQLKAPTLRKSMTEFITRKYKAGEGDAVSYKMDTEPYLYWPVYEKEMKVNNQLKQNPVWIQEKSTTKN; from the coding sequence ATGATTACTAATAATATAAAGAAAATCATTGTTGGAGGTCTGACTTGCTGCGGCTTGGCTGTTGGACTTTCCAGTTGCACAGACTTTCTGACCATTTATCCCACCGACCGTATCGTTGGTGAGAACTTCTGGAAGACAAAGAGTGACGTCGACCAGATGGTGGATGGTTGTTATCAAAGTATGTTGAGTGCTGATGTTCAGACACGTGCCATCATCTGGGGTGCTTATCGTTCGGATGAGTTGGTGAAACTGTCTGATTACAACAACACAACTCTTGATAATATCAGTGCATTGAACCTGTTGCCTACAATGGACTATTGTTCATGGGAGAGCTACTATAAGGTGATTAACAACTGTAACATCGTGCTGAACCATGCACCCGATGTGATGGAACTCGACCCAGAGTTCACTCAGGGTGACTATGAGGTGGTTTGTGCCCAGATGAAGGCCCTGCGTTCGCTGTGCTATTTCTATCTGGTTAGAGCTTTCCGTGATGTGCCTTATGTGACACACTCTGTTGAGGATGATACACAGGTGGAGACTCTGCCTCAGAGTACTCCTGCTGAGGTTCTTCAGCATTGTATTGACGACTTGAAGGAGGCTCGTCAGTATATCATGAAGTCGGGTGGCTATGGCCAGAACGATTGGCGTAACTGGGGTTATATCACCACCGATGCCGTCGACGCTATCTTGGCCGACATCTATCTGTGGCGTGGCTCTATGACCAAGAATGCCTATAACGATTATGAGGAGGTTGAGAGACTGGTAGAGCAGATCGTTGATAATAAGGATGCTTACTATAAGAAGTATCATACTGATAAGGTGGGTACTGGTGATGAGGATAAGTATCATCTCTATCTCTATGGCGATGCTCTTCTGGAGGTGTTCTATCCCAGCTACAGCAATTCTCGCGAGAGTATTCTGGAATGGCAGTATAATGGTATTAACAACTCTAATACTGCGCTGGAGAACCACTATTACAAGTTGGACAAAAACGCCAGCAATGGTACGATGATGGCTTCGCAGATCTTCAATACTATTGAGGCTACTGCAAATAAGGAGCAGGCTAAGAAGGTGTTCTTCTCGAAGAACGACTATCGTTTCTGGAACAATGTCTATGATGCTGACAATGCTGAAGCTGAACAGATGGCTATCCGCAAGATGGTGTTTGGCGAAAGCTCTGCTGTTACCTTGGTACCACCTGCAACATCGGGCTTGTCAAAGAGCACTTCACGTGGCTACGATAACTTCCGTCAGAACTGGGTTGTTTATCGTATCACTGACTTGATGCTGATGGAGGCTGAGGCTTTGGTGGCTAGGTCGACAGATGCTGACGAGGAGAATCTGACAAAGGCATTCAATCTGGTACAGAAGGTGAACAAGCGTTCTATGCTGAAGACTGCTAAGGATACCTTGAATGCGAAGGACTATGTGACCAAGGATGCTATGGAGTTGCTCGTCCTGGCAGAGCGTGAACGCGAACTTTGTTTCGAGGGTAAGCGCTGGTGGGACCTGCTGCGTTATTGCTATCGTGGTATGGATGGTGTTGATATCAACAAGACCATGGCTAGTCAGACTGGAGAAAACGGTCAGCTCAAGGCTCCTACATTGCGTAAGTCTATGACCGAGTTTATCACTCGTAAGTATAAGGCTGGTGAGGGTGACGCTGTCTCTTACAAGATGGATACTGAACCTTATCTGTATTGGCCTGTCTACGAGAAGGAGATGAAGGTTAACAACCAGTTGAAGCAGAACCCTGTATGGATTCAGGAGAAATCTACGACGAAGAATTAA
- a CDS encoding fasciclin domain-containing protein, with product MKRISIFIFLFLNILIFNSCKEDIDESNLYTFTGETIEDYLENRSEQFSSFNYILKRINYDKILAAYGTYTCFAPDNDAVQAYIDSLYDDTTNKEFPHNGMTSRSLEGLTDSLCEDIALFHLLNTEVMSVYMGNGMTVKTILGREITTSFDSIAKTVAINRDAKIQKEGLDVDLENGVLHEISHVITRSNRLIAGEMESHSEYSIFSNALKATGLADTLTETSHSFGVIEKSYGFYVPEKCEVGYTLFAETDDVLKEKGIVDVETMAHYADSVYANCQEWYDYVRNNNIQISRGTDYKNPWNVLSMFLRYHVLKYKIPYAKLTNDHNQINKVTLVEYYETMLPYTLVKVTKNKNVLRLNRWEANSSLTNQVAELGTKDMHTVMFEGVELVGLKGQVQPANGYIHPIKDVLVYNKDVPRGALNERMRFDDTVLFGEMMSNSFRRIADSEVKAMNGGKEGSYPAAQLSGNYICMPPGFLQNLRIYNGSSTLLLYLPGQSSGWSNYQGDEFLGEGNYDFAMRLPPVPDGTYELRMGYTAEGKRGMVQIYMGTSSELSSMKAIDIPLDMRIIPANNSNLTPDVYTGWCDWSKLDDKGVESDANMRNLGYMRGPLYYTVGVGSGNYARSNPKDLRRIIYKGKLDQGEHWLRFKTVIDDNSAQFHLDYIELCPENVYNSTTYVEDMY from the coding sequence ATGAAACGAATTAGTATTTTTATATTTTTATTCCTTAATATTTTAATCTTCAATTCCTGTAAAGAGGATATTGACGAGTCGAACCTCTATACCTTTACTGGTGAGACCATCGAAGATTATCTGGAGAACCGCAGTGAGCAGTTCAGCAGTTTCAACTATATCCTGAAGAGAATCAACTACGACAAGATTCTGGCAGCTTATGGTACTTATACTTGCTTTGCTCCTGACAATGATGCCGTACAGGCTTATATTGACAGCCTTTACGACGATACGACAAACAAGGAGTTCCCTCACAATGGCATGACGAGCCGCAGCCTGGAAGGACTGACTGACTCTCTGTGTGAGGATATCGCTTTGTTCCACTTGTTGAACACTGAGGTGATGAGTGTCTATATGGGTAACGGTATGACTGTTAAAACCATACTGGGACGTGAGATTACTACCTCGTTCGACTCTATTGCTAAGACTGTGGCCATCAACCGCGATGCGAAGATTCAGAAGGAAGGTCTTGATGTGGACTTGGAGAATGGTGTGCTGCACGAGATTAGTCACGTGATCACACGTTCAAACCGACTGATTGCTGGTGAGATGGAATCTCATAGCGAGTATTCTATCTTCTCAAATGCTCTGAAGGCTACTGGCTTGGCTGATACACTTACTGAGACTAGCCACTCGTTTGGCGTCATCGAGAAGTCGTATGGCTTCTATGTTCCTGAGAAGTGTGAGGTTGGTTATACCTTGTTTGCAGAGACCGATGATGTGTTGAAGGAGAAGGGTATTGTGGACGTTGAGACAATGGCTCATTATGCTGATTCTGTATATGCTAACTGTCAGGAATGGTACGATTATGTTCGTAACAACAATATTCAGATTAGCCGCGGCACAGACTATAAGAATCCTTGGAATGTGTTGAGCATGTTCTTGCGTTATCACGTTCTGAAGTATAAGATTCCTTATGCTAAGTTGACAAACGACCACAACCAGATTAACAAGGTGACGCTTGTTGAGTATTATGAGACGATGTTGCCCTACACACTGGTGAAGGTTACCAAGAACAAGAATGTGTTGAGACTGAATCGCTGGGAGGCAAACTCTTCACTGACCAACCAGGTGGCAGAACTTGGTACAAAGGATATGCATACCGTGATGTTCGAGGGCGTTGAGTTGGTTGGCCTGAAGGGTCAGGTTCAGCCTGCCAACGGTTATATCCACCCCATCAAGGACGTGCTTGTCTATAACAAGGATGTGCCTCGTGGTGCTTTGAACGAGCGCATGCGTTTTGATGATACTGTGCTGTTCGGTGAGATGATGTCGAACTCGTTCCGTCGTATTGCCGACTCAGAGGTGAAGGCCATGAATGGTGGTAAGGAAGGTAGCTATCCTGCTGCTCAACTGTCAGGTAACTACATCTGTATGCCTCCGGGCTTCCTCCAGAACCTGAGAATCTACAACGGTTCTTCTACTTTGCTGTTGTATCTGCCTGGTCAGAGCAGTGGCTGGAGTAACTATCAGGGCGATGAGTTCCTTGGCGAAGGTAACTACGACTTCGCTATGCGTCTGCCGCCTGTGCCCGATGGAACATACGAATTGCGTATGGGTTATACGGCCGAGGGTAAGCGTGGTATGGTGCAGATTTATATGGGTACCTCGTCTGAACTGAGCTCGATGAAGGCTATCGATATTCCTCTTGACATGCGTATTATTCCTGCTAATAACTCTAACCTGACACCTGACGTTTATACTGGATGGTGCGACTGGAGTAAGCTGGACGACAAAGGCGTGGAGAGTGATGCTAACATGCGTAACCTTGGTTACATGCGTGGTCCGCTCTATTATACTGTGGGTGTTGGTTCTGGTAACTACGCACGCAGCAATCCTAAGGACTTGCGCCGTATTATCTACAAGGGTAAGCTGGATCAGGGTGAACACTGGTTGCGCTTCAAGACTGTGATCGACGACAACAGTGCTCAGTTCCACTTGGATTACATCGAGTTGTGCCCTGAGAATGTCTATAATAGCACTACTTACGTAGAGGATATGTACTAA